The following nucleotide sequence is from Podospora bellae-mahoneyi strain CBS 112042 chromosome 1 map unlocalized CBS112042p_1, whole genome shotgun sequence.
TAGAGCTTCTTTGGTTCTTTTAGGCGACCAATGATAGGATAGCAAGACAATAGCGTCCAGACTAAAGAGCATATGCGGTTGCTTGGGGCAGACCACTGGGTATCAAATGGACATTAAAACAAAAGAACAATGAAAACAAAACTCACCGACTCTCCCACACAAAGCCTATCAACCAACCCCATGAACAGTAGCACCTCCCTCAGGCTTACCGTCCCTACCTATAACCATTCCGATAACCACTCGGATGCcctgaccaccaccttgaaTAGCTGCTTGTATCTTTCAACAGTGTCAGTATGAAAAACCTCTTTCCAACAAGCCGTACATGCACGCAACAACATACCTCTAACTGGACTAATCCCCAACTGCTCCGCCACATTGAcatacccaccaccatccgcgctcctcttgcccttctccctgttcaccttcttcaccatctccccctccgactCCTTTTCCCACACGCTCCTACAATACGGACACGTCACCTCCCCTCTGCCTGGCCCCCGTTTGGTAGCAGCCCACATGTCAAAACATTGCTTGTGGACGTTCTGTCCGCAGGCGGCTTTGCACCAGACAATCTCTTCCTTCTTTGTTGCTGTGTCAAGCTCCTCGAAGCAAATAGGGCAATCTCCTTCGACCGGTTTGCGTTTGCCGTCTtcttcgttgttgttgttgttgttgtttgcgCTGCCAGAAACGATGGGTGGAGCCCCAGCAAAGATTTGGTTGAGTTCGGTGGTGAGAAAAGCGAGTTGGTAGACTAGATGGGCAGGGCAGCGGAGGACGCGGGAGAGGACGTAGATGATGTGTTTGCACTGCTGGTTTGTTCTTGCAAAGTGGGGGCAGGTGcaggtggggaggagggagatgaggatggtgtaGATGTTGCCTGTTGAGCCCGTGAGTTCGATTGTTTCGGATGGGGGGCTGGATTCGAGGGATGAAAGGGTGGTGCGGTGGCGGGATAGGACGAAGAAGCGTTGGGTTAAGGCGCGGGCGTGGAGGTCGTGGAaggattggggaggtttgggcCGGAAACTGGAGGGCGTATTAGTCATGAAtgaggggaaaaggggggatgaatgggggggttggtacCGGCGAAGGCGTTTCTCTTCCTTGGGTTGGGAAAGACGTTGTTTTTTAGTAGGGGTTTTGGAATAGTCATTGTTGCTGGCAGAGGCGTGGGGTTGCTTGCGCTtggtggatgatggagttgtggttgatgacgTCGTGGAGACAGTGGACTTTTTGGGGGCACCCATTTTGCCGCTGAGTGCGCAAGTTTGGCGCAATGGTATCAAGAGTTACAACCTGAATCTATTTCGAAGACTGTTACTTCCTGGATGGAAAAACGCAGTTGTTCAAAGGAAAAAGGGGTGGCGGAGAATTGGATGGCCGCGATTGATGCTGAAATGATAAGCTCCACTTTTACTGTTGGTGTGGCGAGCGGGGTGTCACGGAGCTCTCGCGAAGTCACATGACGGTGAGCTCGGCACAGTACCCCTAATCCACTTACATCGAAGCGACCACAGCCACCATGCAAAGCAACGCCAGGATCAACCTGATGAACTTGACCAGGATATTCAATATGTAGCTAATGATTCTAATTTGGTTGAAATTGTCAGTATCTAGTAATGAaacatcatcttcgtctTTTCTCAGAGCCTAACCCTTATGCGCTCATGTCGGTCAGGGTTATCTATGGACTATCTTTGACTTGAAGATCAACAAATCTTGGCATCATTCTCTCCTATGAAGATTGATACGCATCATGCACCATATTCAtggccttttttttttgtttttttttttttttttttttttttttttggatatTTGATTAGGATCTCACTGCTAACCATCTTCCAAGCCTCTAATGGTACCATGTAGGACCATAAATTCACAATGCTTGTACGGGGTAGGTTGTCCAGTGCCTAGATTGACCGTTGAAGTTACCTATAGACCTGCGTTACTACATCCTATTACTTATGACTTTTCACAGTAATGTTCAGGGTAATTATGAGCCACAACTTTGTGTTGTGGAACTCAAGTCCTCTTTTTCACTCCAGAGGCTCAGACAGTGAAGCTCGAATTTGATCTGCAGCTTCACATAATGAGGAAAGAACCGAGTGACCACCTGACTTCGTAATCCCTCTAGGTAGGATATTGGAAGGTACGGAGAACGGAAATACTGGATATCAGGTGATCGGTATTTCCAttctaccaccacccctctaTTTGCTGGGACAAAAGGTCAACCAGAACAATAGGATTGCATCTCACCAGCCAACTCCATCTTACATATTCTCGATCACTTCTCCCAATATTCTGACACATTCAATGTCACCCCTTCATTCTTGTCTTGCTCATATGCGCTCGTAGACGCTTCACATCGCCTACGCATCCACCAGAACTACTCTTGACAACCCGTCTTCACCAAATATCGGGTCGATGAGACTGTTTGTGATCTGGATCAGACGGAAAGGTACGTTTGTCAACGTTTCGTCTCTTCAAGGCGCCTCATACGGAACAGATATTGAGGGCAGCTTAATTTCTTGGCTTTACCGCTCTACTTCAGAATGCCGTTGAGGACAAGATCACTCTGGAACCCTTCGGTCGGTACCTAATTCTTCAAACCGTCAAGTGGCAGCTCTGCAGGGTTTTCAGAGTCATAACCTGTGGAATCATGGGTAGCTGCAAGCAAACACATAACCAAGCGATTTTCCGACATGGATTATTTGCCTCCAGTTGTTTTCAAACTGTGAGAGCACTGGGCAAGTATTTCCATTTGGCGGGATGGATGGCAATAGTATGCGGGCCGGTTGCCTGCATCAGAACCCCTCCACTCTTGTTCCTTCTTATTTGAAGTCGGCCTTTGATTCTTATTTTCCTACTCTCGAGCATAttgctccttccctctcATGTTTCGTTTCGTCGCCCCTCCAACTGCACCGAACACCCCCGTCAGCATTTTCCAATTTCCCAACACAAGATCTCTAGATACAGACAAAGCACAACTTTCTCTTCACGTCGTCGTTGACTGAGCCTCTCCTCACAATCACCAAACCCCACGTCATCAAGGGGAGTTCAATCTGCCCGACCCTGTCTGTCAAGAGGACACACACAATATCGATGGCTTCTCCTTCTGAGGAGAGGCAAGCGGCCTCGGAGGCAAGTGACCCTCTCTAGGCGACTTACCCCTACATCTCTTCTCCTGGGTGGACTTTCTAACATGCCTGCAAACAGACTGCCTTTTCAATAATTGAAAAGCACGTATGCTACCGGCCAGCGGAGGGCCAGGGCTGGAAGTCCATGCCAGTGCTCCCAACTCCgcaggaggtgttggagccGACCAGCGTCGATCCGCCAATCAATCCTGTGGATCGGCCATGGTCTTCCAAGGAGGAGTACCTCACTGCTCAGTATAGCCTGTTAAGGTTGGATGCCATCGAAGGCCTGCGGTTCTCGGTCACGAGATACGTTGATACCTGCCGAACAGGCGCCAGAGTGatttttgatgatgaataCTGCAGCGTCTACGACGAGGTATGCAAGTGCAAGGCATATCAATGGCAGGGCGTGGTGCTAATACTTTCAACGTACAGGTCCGGGTCAAA
It contains:
- a CDS encoding uncharacterized protein (EggNog:ENOG503P08X; COG:O), with protein sequence MGAPKKSTVSTTSSTTTPSSTKRKQPHASASNNDYSKTPTKKQRLSQPKEEKRLRRFRPKPPQSFHDLHARALTQRFFVLSRHRTTLSSLESSPPSETIELTGSTGNIYTILISLLPTCTCPHFARTNQQCKHIIYVLSRVLRCPAHLVYQLAFLTTELNQIFAGAPPIVSGSANNNNNNNEEDGKRKPVEGDCPICFEELDTATKKEEIVWCKAACGQNVHKQCFDMWAATKRGPGRGEVTCPYCRSVWEKESEGEMVKKVNREKGKRSADGGGYVNVAEQLGISPVRDTSSYSRWWSGHPSGYRNGYR